The Salvia miltiorrhiza cultivar Shanhuang (shh) chromosome 2, IMPLAD_Smil_shh, whole genome shotgun sequence DNA window caaaaaaaataaaaaaatgaacaagATTATTTTTATCACTCAAATCTTCTTCTTaccttttgttttttgtttttttcccaTGATGGGAAGATATATATTGGTAAAAAAATGTGagtgataaaaataatatattttgtccaaaatattattttttacattttaaaaagtATGCTAAAACATTGACTTTTGTTGACAGCCGTGAGACTAACTACAGCAAGGCGTCGCGTTTGACTTTGACTAATCCAAAATAAACATAGTATTTGAAACTAACTGCATATTGATATTAATCAATTGCAAAGTAAAGTGGGACCCACATATCATAAATTTTTGGTTTGTATCACCGCTAAACACAGCTCATATCAACTGTTCACTAAATTAGGTGAGTTGCAGTGAAACTCTTGTAAAAAGTTCTCAACCACCAGCTATATATCTTATtcaataaatgaaaattttttaaaaaaaatttgaggaggaatataaagaaaaattaaattcaatcaCATCTAACAAGAAACATGAACCAATATAAAGAATATATAAACTTCTTTTCACAACCACTCAATAATTTGGGAGGAAAAGAGCAGGACCGTGACCTCAATACCATACAACGGCGGTGGGAAAACATCATTGCACGTAGGCAAGTCGCACGTAGACGAGACGAGAACGCTCTGCGTGTGGAACCATCAAACAATATAATACAACAACAATACATCACCACCTAAAGTGGAAAAATATACAACAACAATACATCACCACCTAAAGTGGAAAAATATCGTCGTCAAGCGGAATTGAACCCAAGACTTCTCATaaaggagagtctttgggtgccttagctttgccactagagcaaggcctcattggcgctctttcaaagtgtttgcTCCTGAAGAGCTTACTAACTATAAAAACAAACTCCAAAACTTATATGtttccaaaaaaataagttcatataccaaacttattttctcattatcttacgtgcaacactcattttacaaaaatatctcaattatgatttgttcttttcatcatatatcattcttatttcatttctccaactttaattttctctctctacctcACCGTTCACCCTCTAACTTATATAATGACAtcacatcttataagctcttagagcttataaattctttaaaataagcttaacaAATTAAAAACCCTCTAAGTCAAACCATGAATAATTTTGCTTACCAATAGGCAATTAAATAATGCAGTGGCATCAAATCATATGCAGTAATTAATGATTTAAATTTCCCGAACCGTCCGCAATAAATAAAAAGTGACCCACTCTTTTATCGCATTTGTTATAAAAAGGAATAGACTCATAGAGATGAAAACAACCTATTTATATGAGccttaaaaagaaaaatctgAAATTATATATGCAGTAGTTGAGTCTCATTGGGcagtaaaaactaaaaaaaaataaaaatggaggAGCATTATTCAGAGCCAGTTAGCCCAACTGGGCAATACTTCACTAGCTCAGTGATTTCAGTGAGTGTGATTGGTGTTCTTGAATCTGAGATCCCCATTGATAATTCTCACACTTTCTCTTTGCTCAAAGATTTGTTTCTTCCCATCAACCCTCGTTTCTCCTCTCTCAtggtactctctctctctctctcatgttaTTTGATTGTGTGATTGATACAATGATACATGTTGCATTGTGACTTTGATTTTAGATATAGGAGGCTTTCTGAAATTGTTGTTGCTGCTGATTAGGACTGCAAACGAATCGAGTCGAAAATTAGTTGGCTTGAGTTCGGCTCGTTTTAGTGTTCAGGTGTTTGAGCTTAATTATGTCTTGTTGATTGACCTCGACTCGCCACTCAACTACTGAGTTCGAGTTCGGCTGGTATGATACTCGATATCGAGCTTGAGCTCGGCTCGCTTGATTCTCATATAGTTAAATTGTGTTCGAGCTTGTTAAAAGCTCGGGAAAGGTTCGTGAGAAGCtcgaaaaatattcaaaatatgCTTTTGATCTTAATCAATTTTGTTGCTCGAAGCTCGCCTAAGGCTCATGCACTAGCTCGATTGAACGTTCGCGGACAAACTAATCTAAATATGTTTGCAAGCTCAAATTGATAAAATTATCGAGCTCTGCTGTTTTACTATTGAATCGAGATTCGGACGAGCTTTTTTTGAGTCGTGAGAAAATTATCGAGCTCTGATGTTTGCAAATTCATAGtaatagatttattttatattacaaATTTAGATTTTACAATAACCACTACCTTCATCAATATTGTAAACCGTCTCTTTAGTTCACAACCCATGTCTAATTTTATTTCCCGATTTGTATGTGGAAACTTGGCGTCATGATTATACTACGTTTTGATATGGTAATTAATACTTCCTTTTTGCATAAGTTTCTATATTAATTGTGGGatatataccaaattaaaacaTAGGATCTTTACTCCGTCCCACCCATAATAATTAGGGGTCATGATTTGATTAATTCATTAATCACGACTAATTTTAATTTAGTTCTTGCAATTATATGTTGCTTATCTTTGTCCTTTTCTCCTTTAATTACTTTTTtccgtaaaaaaaaaaaagtatttatttactttttgtaatacataaacttttgaAGTTCAATTGGTTGCGGCTTTTGATTGGCCGTTCATTTTTATACTCCATTTTGATGCGAGTAATTTTTAAGCACAATTAAAAGTTTAATCTTGAACTTTCCATTTGTAATTAAGCTCATCACATTTATAATGTGATAGAACTATAAATGCTACCCACTTTATACATCCAAAATATTTCTATCTTTTGGATTCAGGTAGGTGCATCATTTACCAACCATACTCCACAGGAGTAATTAATTCTGCGTAAATGCATCTAATAAATTTCACATCAAGAGTCATATTTAACTTTACTTTTCGATGACAATTGTCTTATTGATTGAATTGCACtttattatcaattttttttcaatttattagTATTTCCTCAGTCTCATAATATGCTTACTTTTTTCTAGCACGTGTTTTAAGAATGTTATTTGAATATAGAGAAAGTAGCCCATATTATCTATAGTGTTGTGAGTGCAAAATTGAGCTCACATCCAATATTTATTGTAAATATGAAATATTGAGGTTAAAAAATAATGGAGTGTCCAAAATAAAAAGTGCATACTTTGATGCAACGAGCGAAAACGGccaagtatatatatttttgtgggACGAAAGGAATATAATATCTATGAAAACTAtctattattaataatattaattttgaagaatatatatcttgattatatatttatactatattactccctccgtcccgtcgAGCTTGAgacgtttcttttgggcacgggaattaaggagttattgtttagttatttaagtatatttgtaaatttgtgGTTAAGTAgttatttacataattaattattttttaatataaaataactaaatctaaATCTAAATCTAAATCTGAAttaatcattattattatttttatatataaattaattatttatataattaattaaattagttttttttttttttgtaaatttgtgAATAATGTGTTTGAGAGAGGAAAGGTGAAAATGGGTTGAAAAATAAGGATGTAATTAGTGGCTTTAATTAGGTattaatttttctaaattttgccaaaaaaaaaatgactcaaATTCTTTGGGACGGTCCGAAAAGAAATACGACTCAAGCTCggcgggacggagagagtactagatttatataatattagtacAGTCTTTTGTAAGTCTGTTTAACGGATCATAACATGAATTCAAGtagaaaaataacacaaaaaatttaaatatattattgaatATGAGTTTAAATTTGAATATTGTGCATGTCTTGAGCAGTTTTTTGTGATatcattatattatatctcgaaaacaaataaattgaCCGTCTCAGAATAGGTGAAGGACAAGAATGGAAAGAAACATTGGAAGAAGGTTGATGTGAAGCTCGAAGATCACTTGAATCTCCCAAAATTTCCGGCGGAAAAGTCGCCGGAATTCTATGAAGAATGCCTCACCGATTACCTATCAAGAATCTCAATGGAGGAATTCCCTCAAAGCAGGCCATTATGGGAAATTCACATCATCCAATACCCTACCAAAAATGCCAAGGGAAGTGTTGTCTTCAAACTTCACCATTCACTTGGTGATGGCTTCTCACTCATGGGGGCTCTCCTCTCTTGCTTGCAACGAGCCGACGATCCTCAGATCCCGCTAACGCTCCCTAGCATGATCCCGACGGGCCATGCGCTTGGCTCCGGCCACGGCTTCTGCCGGAGATTTTCTAGGGTTTTGTCTGGGGTGGTCAACACCGTCGTGGATTTCGGGTGGAGTTTGTTGAAGAGTAGTGTGCTCGAGGATCATAAGTCTCCGGTGAGGTCCGGTGAGGACGGAGTCGAGTTCCGGCCGATCACGATTACTACCTTGACCTTCTCCCTTGATCAAATCAGGCAAATCAAGGCCAGTCTTCATGTGGTTAGTTTTTTTATTCAGAATAACtgtcacttttatttataaaattagttttttttagtACATAATGAGGGAGAGCTCGTACtttttatgatttaattttgtttgtatAGTATGTCTAATTAATAGTATCGTATAAATAGATTCAAGGGTAGCTAGATATCTCgttcaataattaaaaaaaagtttgaattTCTCTTTAGAAATTCTTGAATTGCCAAATTAGGGACCATCACTTTTCATGCATCattgaattttattttgttttgaatatgatattataaatttttaattaacatATCAGGTGCACATAGAGTGTTATGGATTGGCAACGCGTTATCataattacttatttatttatttcaatcaTTTTAGCTAGCTTTTAATGCTAGTAATCTGCTGTCGGAGAATTTATTtgagatacatatatgtatttttttgtacAAGTAGgtattttgaattaaatttgTGTATATCAAATTTAATGTCTATACATAGTGAAATATGCTTGAGTGCCACATTTTGTCATAGACCGTAAAAGACCGTGACTATTGgcatgataaaaataaaatacgagaCTGAAACACGATTATGCAGAGCATAAACGACGTGGTGTGTGGAGTGGTGTTCTTGGGGATCCGAATGTACATGCAGGCAATGAAGCAAGAGCTCACTAATGCAAAATCAACTGCATTAGTGCTGCTCAACACGAGGAACATCCGAACCTACAAAACCATATCGGAGATGGTCGAACCCGACGACGACGACTCGTCGTGGGGCAATCGGTTCGCGTTCCTCCACGTCCCTCTCCCGAGGATGGCGGCCGACCCACTCAGTTTCGTGCTCAAAGCTAACAAGTTGGTGAGGAGGAAAAAAAATTCCGCGGCCATTATTTTGACCGGAAAATTGCTTGACGCTTTGAGGAAATTGAGAGGCCCCGAGGTACAAAATTGTTTAtgctttttaattattaattactattattttttttatcataatatgATTATTCTTTATtctattaatattaaaatattaaatttgagataataataataataaaaaaattattttgtggCAGGTAACTGCAAAATACATTCACAGCACTCTGAAGAATACGAGCATGACAGTTTCAAACATAATGGGTCCAGTGGAAAAAATGGCTTTGTCTAATCATCCAATCAAAGGCTTGTATTTCATGGTCGTAGGCGTCCctcaggtctctctctctctctctctctctctctcaatatatatatatggaaaattgatgtattaccaaaatttcttttttaattggtccacaaaaaaattgttattttcatttatgGTAGTATATATAGTCCACACAATTATGCTCTACTGATATTTAAAGTGAGATTCTTATTCCGCTGACAACTtcactcatattttattaaactttCGTGTCGTTTGCAATGTGATAAACCACTGTCTTGCACTTAATTCACGATTAAGAAGGTTCATGGTCGTGAATTATAGGTAAAATGTGGCCAGTTCACGGCTCCAGAAGCTTCGTAGTTGTGAATTGTATGTCAATTCAAAACTAAGAACTTTTGTGCTTGTGAATTGCATTTAAGCAAAATTGAATGAATATTACTAATGGTGAAATTATAATAGAGgcacttttttttaatctttatttcaatgactttttttttaatatttacaataataattttttgttttattttattaattgagttAATAAATATATGTTGCAGAACCTTACAATAACAATGGTGAGCTACATGGGGCGGCTGAGGGTAGCTCTGGGAACAGAGAAGGGGATGATTGATTCTCCCAAATTAAAGTCGTGTCTGCAAAATGCGTTTGATATCATTTTCAAATCAGCCATCTCCTCTACTGcctgattttttattttatttttcttttacctAAATTATACATATTAATAACTGTAACAAGTGccagtattttttttaaaaatatatgtgTGTGCCATGTGTAATTTGTTTGATTCATGGATTAACAATTGTGGAATTAGTTTTTGTCCAAAACTATATACTGTATTTTTTATAGAATACAATTGTGGAATCATATTTTGTCCAACTTATATAATTTATGCCTAGCCTTTTTGCGTACATATTTATATTGACGTCATAAAATCCATCTGTATGTGTGAACAATTGAATTTTTAGCTTTTCTGCAACGAcataaatttcaacaaaattaatggCGAAATGcaatgataaatatatatatatatatatatatatatatatatatatttgtcgtaaaatacatgaactttcaacaaattttgatttttcccatgcatctttaaaattttaaaaaataatacatagcttttttattttttccaatttttccCACGAGTATGAAATACTCTCAAATAGAAGCTGATTTTAGGActtttgacttagattttttgatacCTAACCGTGAGGGATAATAAAGATGTCATAATAAAGTTGATGTACACGCTTAGGTATCATAAAAATCTAAGTTAAAAGCCCTAAATCTAGCTTCTATTTTGGAATATTTCATACatgtgggaaaaatcagaaagaatCGAAAAGTTGTGTATttgttttcaaattttaaaagtcatgggaaaaactagaatttattgaaaatttgtgtattttacgacaaatatcaaaaaaaaaaaaatggttggaTTTGGAAGAATATATAGTCATTGAGCATAAAAGTACAAAATGTTTAACACAAAATTGTGTTTATCTGGATTCTGGAACTAATCTATTTTTGTTTTGACAAGATTTCATCGTGAAATCAGAATATATCCATATTTCTTAAGGAGGTTGATTGAGAAAGATCtcttttttcttattatattatCTTATCGTGATTGGATCTACATATCTTTGGTAAACAGAAAAATCTTCTTATCtgagaataataaaaaatagaaaatgttCAATTAAGGAGTTAACAAATTGTTGACTACTTAACAATAACTTCATCGTCCCATTACGAATGTCCCACTTTCTATAATGACatatctcattcttttttttgacaaatagattaattaattaatgggccCACCACTTACTCTTTCTGTACCTACGTTTACAAATCCCAATACATTTTTCTCTCTCAACCAATTCACTTTATCtattactaattatatattttttattttcgtgCCCAAACGCAATAGAACATtaatttgtaatgagacatagggaatattaatttgactatataaaaaaattattattgttaattaagaaaaaatttaaCAATTATATAAATCGAAAATATGTAAAGTTTATGAATTTCGTTTGATTTCTTTTGTCGTATTTTCCAATTTGCCTTTTTTGGTAGggcaaaagaaaatcaaaccaAAATTTTGTTCCTTGTGCAAAAAGGTGGAGCCATTATGTACCTATATATGCTAAACTAGATCTTCGAACGTTTAAATTTATTCATATACTTAAAATATTAACTAATTTTCTTtgtatttgattaaaaaaataggtAAAGTAGTATCTTATTTAAACGACTAAcacattttaaatatatttattgagGGCGGTTGGTGTTGCAGTATTGACTTTTATCAGGACGTCAACAATTTGAAACATTATAAGATGGAGTATAGTGTTGGTGtggaaaatttataatttatttaagttggcgtgtaaaatttattttattttattttaattgataagaGTTTTAAAATTTATGATCGACTATTTGGGTCGTCCAATATGATTAGGGTTAATATACGCATATATagttaaattataattaataattgattattatataagGTTAATTAATCTATAGGGTTAATATACCCGTAACATTTAATTGGTGAAAGTGATTAAATATCATTTCAAATATATACcctaaatttaatttgattaaattaaattaattaaaacaattaTATAATGactattttatatgttataatcataaaaataatataaaataaattataaatagttAGTATAATATatcgtcgaatttcgacgagtTACACACGAGTTAGTATTGAAACGGACACAGATCACTCGTGGAAATAAAGAAATTGTGGACACTATCCTACAATAGAAAAGTTATGGATATATCTCTTCAATCACAAAAGTTACGGATTCAGGTTTTcctcatttaaaaaatttatggaAATAAAAGGATATTGTGGATATTATCGCATAAATTAAAACATTAATTAGTAGCATGCATGTGGTTGCTTCATTTTCCTAAATCCTAATACAAGATTATAGAGAATGGTTAAATCCTAATACAAGATTATAGAGAATGGTTGAGATTCCTCGTATATAATcagatcttaaattgatttgtaggtgttgatttaattaatcatatgactgatatttgTCTGAGTTCaaattcaacactatatactgccTTATTCATCACTATAGAATAGgttattcattagtctcacatctcacgaaaaatagcaatctcaccgGAACCTGACTCCAAGATTATATCTTTATCATCATCAAAGTATTATCTATAAcgtcattatatatatatatatatatatatatatatatatatatatatatatatatatataatatgcacTTAGCCATTAATTATTGAACATCTACATCGTCATCGTGAAGCCTATCTTCTCTATAGCTAGGTATATATTATTATGACTTATGAGGTATAAATGAAGCCACATATCCACATATGCAATCATTTTATACAAACGTGTGTACAATCGCTTATAACAACTACACTAATTTAATATAGAATTTTCCCATATAAAATTCATTGCAATAAATAAACTACATATtaaatactaattaattatttagtgtgtgtgtgtgtgtgtgtgtgtgtttgtataagtatatatatgaggcAAAGAAGGAAGAAGAGTTGTAGATTATGGAGGGTGAAAAAGAAGTGTTGGAGCCTATGAGCCCAAGTGCTCAATACTTGAAGAGCTCTGCATTATCACTCACAATCTTGGGAGTTTTGGAAATGGAAGAAGACATTGATGATTCCAAGACTATGTCTCTCCTCAAAGATCTCTTCTTGCCTATAAACCCTCGTTTCACCTCGATTATGGTACGTCGTTTTCTCATGATATCAATATCACTATTAATTGTTTTTAGATGTAATTTGCTAGCTAGTTAACACAAAACTTTGATAATCGATTAGGTTACCGATAAGAAAGGGGCGAGGAAATGGAAAAAAGTAGAGGTGAATCTCGAAGACCACGTCAACGTCCCGACATTTCCTAGTGGCATGTCGGTGGACTACTACGACGAATGTTTCAACGACTATCTGTCAAAATTAGCGACGGAACAATTCCCACAAGACCGGCCGTTGTGGGAGATTCACATACTCAAATACCCTACCAAGAATGCGGCCGGCAATATCATATTCAAGCTCCATCACTCGCTAGGAGACGGCTACTCCTTGATGGGAGCCCTCCTGTCGTGCCTCCAACGCGTCGACGATCCGTCACTACCTCTGACATTCCCGTCGCTGCAGTCGAGCACGGGCTCTGGAGCCCGTCGCAGTTCCTTTCTGCGACGGATTCCTAGGGTTTTTACCGGCCTCGTTCACACGGCTTACGACTTCGGATGGAGCCTCCTCAAGAGCACCTCGATGAAGGACGACAAATCGCCGATCAGATCGGGTGTCGACGGGGTAGAATTCCGGCCGATCGCGACGACCACGACGTCGTTTTCCATCGATCAGCTCAAGCAAATCAAGAGCAAGCTCAACGTGGTAGGAATTTCTAAAA harbors:
- the LOC131009229 gene encoding wax ester synthase/diacylglycerol acyltransferase 4-like — encoded protein: MEEHYSEPVSPTGQYFTSSVISVSVIGVLESEIPIDNSHTFSLLKDLFLPINPRFSSLMVKDKNGKKHWKKVDVKLEDHLNLPKFPAEKSPEFYEECLTDYLSRISMEEFPQSRPLWEIHIIQYPTKNAKGSVVFKLHHSLGDGFSLMGALLSCLQRADDPQIPLTLPSMIPTGHALGSGHGFCRRFSRVLSGVVNTVVDFGWSLLKSSVLEDHKSPVRSGEDGVEFRPITITTLTFSLDQIRQIKASLHVSINDVVCGVVFLGIRMYMQAMKQELTNAKSTALVLLNTRNIRTYKTISEMVEPDDDDSSWGNRFAFLHVPLPRMAADPLSFVLKANKLVRRKKNSAAIILTGKLLDALRKLRGPEVTAKYIHSTLKNTSMTVSNIMGPVEKMALSNHPIKGLYFMVVGVPQNLTITMVSYMGRLRVALGTEKGMIDSPKLKSCLQNAFDIIFKSAISSTA
- the LOC131009226 gene encoding wax ester synthase/diacylglycerol acyltransferase 4-like, coding for MEGEKEVLEPMSPSAQYLKSSALSLTILGVLEMEEDIDDSKTMSLLKDLFLPINPRFTSIMVTDKKGARKWKKVEVNLEDHVNVPTFPSGMSVDYYDECFNDYLSKLATEQFPQDRPLWEIHILKYPTKNAAGNIIFKLHHSLGDGYSLMGALLSCLQRVDDPSLPLTFPSLQSSTGSGARRSSFLRRIPRVFTGLVHTAYDFGWSLLKSTSMKDDKSPIRSGVDGVEFRPIATTTTSFSIDQLKQIKSKLNVTINDVITGVIILGTRLYMQKTDEESCKSNTTALVLLNTRAIRGYKSVDEMIKPNSDTPWGNQFAFLQVPLPKLTQSKLLDPLDFVKKAHRMIKRHKNSAAVYLTGKFLSFIRMVKGHEATARHIHATLKNTSLAMSNLVGPIEPMALDNQPCKGLYFAVAGPPQSLSVTMISYVGKLRIAVTSEKGFIDQNKMKSCIEYAFEVIYKAAIEV